One Vidua chalybeata isolate OUT-0048 chromosome 13, bVidCha1 merged haplotype, whole genome shotgun sequence genomic window carries:
- the LOC128794738 gene encoding gonadotropin-releasing hormone II receptor-like, whose translation MGNTEGTGRDRMGQDRVGQTAAEGFTLLLVFQQGMSEEQLPASPHCPTTWEDTNVSASAYPQYWVEPRFTQAAKVRVIITAIFFLLAAGSNAAVLGSLLRKRRKSHVQPLILSLALADLLVTVMVMPLDAAWNVTVQWYGGDISCKILNFLKLFAMYAAALVLVVISLDRHSAILHPFSRAHRRNGMLLRAAWAGSVLLALPQLFLFHLNTIPGGNFTQCVTHGSFRAHWEETVYNMFTFTTLYITPLSVMIVCYIRILWEISKQLKVNKGLTRNQNDHISKARMKTLKMTIVIVATFIICWTPYYLLGLWYWFQPAMIQKMPEYVNHSFFLFGLLHTCTDPIIYGLYTPSFREDVQLCLRGIETAITRQKRHKPISASEKNIKDGAANGGVASGGSNGTTVSTV comes from the exons ATGGGCAACACAGAGGgaacaggcagggacaggatgggacaAGACAGAGTGGGACAGACTGCTGCTG AAGGGTTCACTTTGCTGCTTGTGTTTCAGCAGGGGATGAgtgaggagcagctccctgcatcTCCCCACTGCCCCACCACGTGGGAGGACACCAATGTCTCGGCCTCTGCGTACCCCCAGTACTGGGTGGAGCCCCGGTTCACCCAAGCAGCGAAGGTCCGTGTGATCATCACAGCCATCTTCTTCCTGCTGGCAGCGGGCAGCAATGCGGCGGTGCTGGGCAGCctgctgaggaagaggaggaaatcCCACGTGCAGCCGCTGATCCTCAGCCTGGCGCTGGCTGACCTGCTGGTGACAGTGATGGTGATGCCCCTGGATGCGGCGTGGAACGTGACAGTGCAGTGGTACGGAGGGGACATCTCCTGCAAGATCCTCAACTTCCTCAAGCTCTTTGCTATGTACGCGGCTGCCCTGGTACTGGTGGTCATCAGCCTGGACCGGCACTCAGCCATCCTCCATCCCTTCTCCCGTGCTCACCGCCGCAATGGGATGCTGCTCCgtgctgcctgggctggcagcGTGCTCCTGGCTTTGCCCCAG cttttcctcttccacCTGAACACAATCCCAGGAGGGAATTTCACCCAGTGTGTTACTCATGGGAGCTTCCGAGCACACTGGGAGGAAACTGTCTACAACATGTTCACCTTCACCACCCTCTACATCACCCCTCTGAGTGTCATGATCGTCTGCTACATCCGGATCCTTTGGGAGATCAGTAAGCAGCTAAAGGTCAATAAAG GTTTGACAAGAAATCAAAACGACCACATCTCCAAGGCACGCATGAAGACTCTCAAGATGACCATAGTGATTGTTGCCACCTTCATCATCTGCTGGACCCCTTACTATCTCCTGGGCTTGTGGTACTGGTTCCAGCCAGCCATGATCCAGAAGATGCCAGAGTATGTCAACCACAGCTTCTTCCTCTTTGGCCTGCTGCACACCTGCACTGACCCTATCATTTATGGGCTGTACACCCCTTCCTTTCGGGAGGATGTGCAGTTGTGTCTCAGGGGCATTGAAACAGCCATCACCAGGCAAAAGAGACACAAACCCATCTCAGCCTCAGAGAAGAACATCAAGGATGGTGCTGCAAATGGTGGGGTGGCATCAGGGGGCTCCAACGGGACAACTGTCAGCACAGTCTGA
- the PARP16 gene encoding protein mono-ADP-ribosyltransferase PARP16 isoform X2: MSAPGPGPGEAAPGAREAARRDPLAADLRCSLFAAALQSYKRDSALRPFPGRYASGDTKDFEGLYEKIQELTGMSGAVVPAPDYLFEIVYCDRMNTKFAETKGERDLIYAFHGSRLENFHSILHHGLHCHLNRTSLFGEGTYLTSDLSLALLYSPHGLGWQRSALGSILSCVAVCEIIDHPDVKCQVKKKDSEEIDRKRARVKNSEGGDVPQKYFVVTNNQLLRVKYLLVYSQKQHRRPSPESSWFYTHRFSVMMMLYLLLLIVIGASNSPTFIYYWHRMFDSER; encoded by the exons ATGTCAGCGCCGGGCCCCGGCCCTGGCGAGGCGGCCCCGGGCGCCAGGGAGGCGGCGCGGCGGGACCCGCTGGCCGCCGACCTGCGGTGCAGCCTGTTCGCCGCCGCGCTGCAGAGCTACAAGCGCGACTCGGCGCTGAGGCCCTTCCCGGGCCGCTACGCCAGCGGCGACACCAAGGACTTCGAGGGGCTG TACGAGAAGATCCAGGAACTCACAGGGATGTCTGGCGCTGTGGTTCCTGCTCCAGACTACCTCTTTGAGATCGTGTACTGTGATCGAATGAACACCAAGTTTGCTGAGACCAAGGGAGAGCGGGACCTTATCTACGCCTTCCATGGGAGCCGCCTGGAGAATTTCCATTCCATCCTGCACCACGGCCTGCACTGCCACTTGAACAGG ACATCCCTGTTTGGTGAAGGCACCTATCTGACCAGTGAcctgagcctggctctgctgtaCAGCCCTCACGGTCTTGGCTGGCAGCGAAGTGCCCTGGGCTCTATCCTCAGCTGTGTGGCTGTTTGTGAGATCATTGACCACCCAGATGTAAAGTGTCAGGTGAAAAAGAAAG ATTCAGAAGAAATagacagaaaaagagcaagagTGAAAAACAGCGAAGGGGGAGACGTACCACAGAAATACTTTGTTGTCACAAACAACCAGCTTTTACGAGTTAAATACTTGCTAGTGTATTCACAGAAGCAGCATAGGAG gCCTTCTCCTGAATCTTCCTGGTTCTACACCCACCGTTTTTCTGTAATGATGATGCTGTATCTGCTGTTGCTGATAGTGATAGGGGCCAGCAACTCACCAACCTTCATCTACTACTGGCACAGAATGTTTGACTCGGAGAGATGA
- the PARP16 gene encoding protein mono-ADP-ribosyltransferase PARP16 isoform X1 translates to MSAPGPGPGEAAPGAREAARRDPLAADLRCSLFAAALQSYKRDSALRPFPGRYASGDTKDFEGLLADTKALPSLKELLGSVPNTDKRTWDLFSWILSSKVFMIQSTKKEEYEKIQELTGMSGAVVPAPDYLFEIVYCDRMNTKFAETKGERDLIYAFHGSRLENFHSILHHGLHCHLNRTSLFGEGTYLTSDLSLALLYSPHGLGWQRSALGSILSCVAVCEIIDHPDVKCQVKKKDSEEIDRKRARVKNSEGGDVPQKYFVVTNNQLLRVKYLLVYSQKQHRRPSPESSWFYTHRFSVMMMLYLLLLIVIGASNSPTFIYYWHRMFDSER, encoded by the exons ATGTCAGCGCCGGGCCCCGGCCCTGGCGAGGCGGCCCCGGGCGCCAGGGAGGCGGCGCGGCGGGACCCGCTGGCCGCCGACCTGCGGTGCAGCCTGTTCGCCGCCGCGCTGCAGAGCTACAAGCGCGACTCGGCGCTGAGGCCCTTCCCGGGCCGCTACGCCAGCGGCGACACCAAGGACTTCGAGGGGCTG CTTGCAGATACCAAGGCTCTACCAAGCTTGAAAGAGCTTCTGGGGTCTGTTCCAAATACAGATAAAAGGACCTGGGACCTGTTTAGTTGGATTCTATCATCTAAAGTCTTCATGATACAAAGTACTAAGAAAGAGGAG TACGAGAAGATCCAGGAACTCACAGGGATGTCTGGCGCTGTGGTTCCTGCTCCAGACTACCTCTTTGAGATCGTGTACTGTGATCGAATGAACACCAAGTTTGCTGAGACCAAGGGAGAGCGGGACCTTATCTACGCCTTCCATGGGAGCCGCCTGGAGAATTTCCATTCCATCCTGCACCACGGCCTGCACTGCCACTTGAACAGG ACATCCCTGTTTGGTGAAGGCACCTATCTGACCAGTGAcctgagcctggctctgctgtaCAGCCCTCACGGTCTTGGCTGGCAGCGAAGTGCCCTGGGCTCTATCCTCAGCTGTGTGGCTGTTTGTGAGATCATTGACCACCCAGATGTAAAGTGTCAGGTGAAAAAGAAAG ATTCAGAAGAAATagacagaaaaagagcaagagTGAAAAACAGCGAAGGGGGAGACGTACCACAGAAATACTTTGTTGTCACAAACAACCAGCTTTTACGAGTTAAATACTTGCTAGTGTATTCACAGAAGCAGCATAGGAG gCCTTCTCCTGAATCTTCCTGGTTCTACACCCACCGTTTTTCTGTAATGATGATGCTGTATCTGCTGTTGCTGATAGTGATAGGGGCCAGCAACTCACCAACCTTCATCTACTACTGGCACAGAATGTTTGACTCGGAGAGATGA